The following is a genomic window from Amyelois transitella isolate CPQ chromosome 23, ilAmyTran1.1, whole genome shotgun sequence.
AACATATCCcattaatgttaaataaaaataagtattagtGCTTGGCAAAGGAGACAAAAGCAAAATTTATAACTGACATGGCTGTTTGTAGGATTTCCAAAGTCACTAGTTAGTAAAACACGAATTGGTCAGTCACAGGtcacacaattttttataataaatgcgaacaAAGTATGTCCAAAACACATTTAATAGGAacacaaaattaacaaaaaattactgTTTTGAGACATGCCCGATGGCTTTGGAAACCCTAGCTTTTATCACTTCATCGGGTGagcaaattaaaaactaaaccGTCATATGTATGGTTGGCTGCTTAGTCAGTTTTCTTGTCTGCAACTTTGGTTTCAGGCTCTTTTTTCTCCTTTTCTTTCTCATCCTTCTCTTCGATTATGACCTCCTTAGCTTCTTGTTTGGAAGCCTCATCGAAATTACCAACTAGGTTAGGTACTTCATCGTCCTCCTCCAAGGGCTTCGGCGCGGCCACACTTGACGCCAACCGCTTCAACTGATTTAATCCTTCAGGCCCCAGTTGACTCAAAATGCCAGGCAGCATTTCAGCGATTTGCTTATTCTCTCCATGTCCTGTGATAGCGAAAGTGTTCGCCGCAAGTGAAGCTTGCGCCTTTGGGTTGTTGAAATGTATCACTGTACCGTCATCTTTTATCATATTTACTTCCTCTATGCCAGGTATTGTGTTTACTGACAGCTTTTTGAGGGAAGACTGCAATTTCTTGTCGTCTGTGGCGGCGGTCGCATGAACAACCTTCTTCTTTCGTCGTGGTGTGCCCTTACCTCCAATGCGCACTTGTGATTGCAATTTCTTCAGCTTTTCGGTGTTCattttgtgattttaataCGTGCTACCTGTTAAAGGAAACGCGATACACTTTTTagtaatgttttttgttaatattaatcGCGAAGACACGAGTATTCCATGTAACTAGATGATACGCACGTGTTTTTAACACCGGTATGTTACAAAGGGAAAATGGTGGAATTTGCGACAAGTTATTTCTGATTTTTGATATCTTGAGGTTGGTAAGACGAATTGACTACGTTCCATTTTTAcgtagttaattttttaatgtcaaattGATCTTTTCgttatataattgttttattgactACTAAAAACGGTGTAACCAAATTGGCATAAATTTCCTATGTTAAGATTATGAAACCTGCACTATTTGCAATGATGAGTAGTTTTTAGAGATATTTTAAGACTTTGTACAACTTGTTTGTAATCGTATTTCATATAAGAATTTGCGTAAAGAGAAGACGAGAATATTGCcagtaacaaaaatagaacgCAGCATCGTTTCGTACTTGTCATTGCtaccaacataaaaataaacatactttaCTAGCGACATCTATGTTTAATAAGCAGTTTCTCAACATTATGTCTTACAAAACGAcgtatgtagtatttttaaattatgcgTCTAGATGGCGCttcaaaaagttaaataattttgctatACACCACTAGATGGAACTACCTgtatgtttttcattttaagaagtattattttttaatgctttTGTCTACGGTGTAAGTAAAATAGCTAATGGATttactcaaaaaaaaattcaaaattcaaaagtcATGACGCCTCCGTTGGGTCCAGCTACAAGTGACAGTTCAAGAACTATTGGCTCCGACATAGAAtctaaatattgaatttgatGCTGAAAATCGTACAAAGTGGAGAGAATTGATGGAGAGTGGAACAAAGATTTAGAAGCATATCTTTGGAGCGCGTAACCAAGAACACGCTGAGTATCGCCGTCATGCGAAgagagacatacatataatcacgtctatatgccttgggggtagacacagccaacagtcttgtaaagtaGGCAacatttagctgtttggcttaatgatagaattgagattcaaatagtgacgggttgctagggAAGAGAcaacccaagtttattaacgtCTCCCTTGATTgccttttacaatctgcacggaaaGAGAAGCACACTCTTTTTTTTAGTCGCTATCATATAGCCTCGATTATCTTGTTTTTAACTTAAACGAGCCGGGTTAAGCACAGACTTACATAGATTACATTTTGACTAGATTGTCATTGGCAGCATTTTGAATAACTAGAAGAGgtaaaaaatgaatataaataaaatatttctgaaaaaataaaaaacagaagCTGAAATAAACTGACATTTTGTGTCAGTTTATTTCAGCTTctgttatataatatatgaatgattatgtttacataaaaaaatattatgtagctTTTCACagttatattgaaaaatttcgagtcataaacaaaaatgatttatGGCACACTTAATGCAAAGTTTAAATCAGGCCAGTTCATCAAATCATTATTCAAAAACATACTCACAAAACTGATACACTTcgaaatatgataaaaatgcCGTAAAACGGTAACAGGATTAAATTTAAGTGCATTAGTTTATTGGTTCATTCATAGTGTACAGTTGGGGGGAAAAGGcagaaatacaattttattattagtcattttttttaatgtgccgtgtggttcccggcagcaatacaaaaaagaataggaccactccatctctttcccatggatgtcgtaaaaggcgactaagggataggcttacaaacttgggattcttttttaggcgatgggctagcaacctgtcactatttgaatctcaattctatcattaagccaaatagctgaacgtcgccattcagtcttttcaagactgttggctctgtctatcccgcaagggacatagacgtgaccatatgtatgtatgtcactttaataattttgttgacAATAAGTTCTTATTAGTCTGCGTCAAATAAAACGCGCGTCAGATGTGGTTGGGTTGgaagttgtatttatgctccaatctgtGAAATCTTCGTTTGCGCGacttagactcttcgctgcttTTGATGAGTGTGTCACAAAATTTCGTCTGATAAG
Proteins encoded in this region:
- the LOC106140329 gene encoding transcription factor BTF3 homolog 4 is translated as MNTEKLKKLQSQVRIGGKGTPRRKKKVVHATAATDDKKLQSSLKKLSVNTIPGIEEVNMIKDDGTVIHFNNPKAQASLAANTFAITGHGENKQIAEMLPGILSQLGPEGLNQLKRLASSVAAPKPLEEDDEVPNLVGNFDEASKQEAKEVIIEEKDEKEKEKKEPETKVADKKTD